ggtccccccgctctaacccccctccccccgcaggcgGACCGGACCTGACCGGACCCTCATGGCGGACCTGATCCAGAAGACGCTGCAGGGCGAGCTGGAGAAATaccagcagctgcagaaaggtgccggcccctccctctctccctcccccccataaccCGCCTCGGTCCCATCGCCCCTGCCCCATAACCCCCTACCCCATACGCCTCCCGCCGCCCCATAACCCGCCtcggcccccttcccctccccccatcgccccctccccccgccccatagcgcgcctcggccccctccccccggcccccttcCTCTACCCTCCATCACGCCCCCGCCATCCCCCAAggcctcccctcccgccccataACCCCGGGACCCCTGTCCCTCCATCACCCCCTCCCGCCGCCCCGTTCCCCTCCAGCCCATAACCTGTCCCTTTCCTTTCCCGCTATCCCCCCCTGCCCCATAACCCGCCTCGACTGCCTCTCGCCCCCCCATAACCCGCTCCCGCCACCCCATAACCCGCCTCAGTCCcatccccccgctgccccataaCCCGCCTcggctcccttcctccccccccatcacctccctgcccccgctATCCCCCAAggcctcccctcctgccccataaCCCCTGGACCTCCGTCCCCCCATAACCCTCCTcgacccccttcctctcccctcatcacctccctgcccccaccaaccCCTGggcccccatccctccatcagCCCTCTCCCCGCATCGCCTCATAACCCGTCTCCGACCCCTTCCCCACTACGCCTCTGCCCTATCATCCTCCTTCCGCCACCCCTCATCGCCCCATAACTCGCCCCCGCCACATAACCCCtgggcttccccttcccccataacCCGTGTCCATGAcataaacccaggtctccccttTCCCCATCACCTCCCCACTAATTCCTGCCCATAACCCACTGCCAccttgggtcctgcccccagtgcCTGTCCCTAACCCACCTGTGCCTGATagtcccccatcccacccccaataACTTGCTTGTACCCTATAGCCTACTGCACCCTATAATCCATCCCTGTACCTCCTCCCCATAACCCTCCTTCATAgcccaacctccctgcaacccggCACCCTGCCTCATAACCTGCCTAACCCCATAATCCTTCTGCCAACCCCCTTCATCTGCTGCATCTCCTCTTCCCCAGGGTCCTGCCCCCCTTCACTGTGGGCCTCCACAGTCCAtccccccctttcccaccctctggGGTCCCTGCATCCCATTGAGCTTCCAGGGTCCctgctgccccgccccgcccccaccctgacAAACAAACTGCCCTAAGTTCCTCAGATTCCCTCCCCACCTTCATTGCACCCTCCacgttccctccccccacatccctgaacCCCACTTCTGCCCTCTTCACCCAGTTACTCTTAAGGCGAATACAccggctggggaaggggctggcttGGCAGGCTGTGGGCTCTGATCCCAGTGGGGAGAacttccctgccctggggcctccCTGCCGCCTGACCCTCTTCCTGTACCCTGAGCACTggcacagagaccccccccccagcctgcagaGCCCCATTGCGGGCAGAGTGAAGCTGGCTCTCTGTGTCCTTCCCCCCCGGTCTCCTGCAGACCCAGGGGTTATTCACCTGTGCTGTACTATGAGATGACAGGTTGATTTCTGGGGGGCTGTGaagggggcaggggtctctggtGCCCCCAATGgggctgcagcactgcagctcaTGGGGTTCCTCTGCGTGTGCCCCTCAGATCTCAGCAAGTCCATGGCGGCGCGGCAGAAACTGGAGGCACAGTTGACTGAGAACAACATTGTCAAGGAGGTGAGTTCACCTGCCCCCCCTAATTctgtaccccccctcccccctcggcTGCCCCTCACCTCCCCTTGTTCTGCCCcccacaggagctggggctgCTGGATGCCACCAACACCGTCTACAAGCTGATTGGCCCGGTGCTGGTGAAACAGGACATGGACGAGGCTAAAGCCACCGTCAGCAAGCGGCTGGACTATATTGCCGGGGAGATGTacgtgtgtggggggaagggggggtttcCTGTGTGGGGGtctggctccctgcccctccagcccccaggcaGGGGCCCTGGCTGGCTCACCGGATGGGAAATGGGCCTTTCCCCAATCCAGCCCCACGGTGGGCAGGGGCCTGAGCTCTGGGGCCTCTTGTTttcggggctggggggagggttctAGGCCCGGCTcactctcccctttcccccccccagcaAGCGCTACGAGCTGCAGATGCAGGAGTCGGAGaagaaggcagagcagcagcgggAGGTGCTGGCCCGGCTGCAGCAGGAGTATCAGCGAGCCCAGGGCAAGGGGGCTGCCAAGGCATgagccggtgcttggggggggggggggggggggggctgtatttAAGTTTTTCACTGTTTGAAATAAAGAGGTGATGCACAAACTGCTGGCACCTGgccctctgtgcccccctccccttggTACCCACTCAccggccctgggcccctgctgtTCACCAGCTGGGCTTGTCTCTGTGCCCCTGGCTGCCtgctggcagggcagagcagagcatgATGTGCTTTGCCCCCTCTGCTTTCTCTGGCTGTGCCCTGCACGGCTCCCTCCCAACAcagctctctgccagctgcttctAGTGTCTTTATTGCGTTAGTGTTACAGCAACGAGGGCTGGGGCCACAAGCCCCTATACAGTGATTGGGGGTGGGACACacagtgcttcccccccccccacctccaggtgGGACAAATCCCTGAGAAGCTGCCATCTCAGCACCAGTGGGGGCACCCCACGTCCCACCCATGTCTAGTGGGGAGTTacccccctggcctcccccaGAGTCCTTCTGGCAGGGGTGAGACCATGCTGTAGGAGAGTGGGGgtcactgccctgccccacaggggtGAGACCATGCTGTAGGAGAGTGGGGgtcactgccctgccccacaggggtGAGACCATGCTGTAGGAGAGTGGGggtcactgccctgcccccccaggggcaacccacccccagctgtagcTCCTGGGTGGACAGGAAGTAGGTCCTGGCTTCGGAGGGAGGGGCTGTCAGGACATCACCCTTTCAAGGCACTTAGGTCATGGCCCtgaggctgctggctgggcaggctgCCCCCTGGACAGTGCTGGGGCAGACCAGACCCTGATGCCAGGAGAGATGAGGGCAGGCCAAGCAGACAGCCCTAGGCACGGTGTGGCTCCAATTCCCTTCCCCATAGCCTGGGCGCAGGTCACTGCCTTTCCTCCAGGCCCAGGAAGCCCCAGGGCGGTTTTGGGGTTCGCCCTCAGAAGAGGGCCCTGGCGAGCTTGCGGCCGGTGGCCTTGATTTTGGGGAAGGTGGCGCTGAGCTCAGCCCTgcggggggcggcgctggggggcaggggaggctccCCGGGGCCCTTGGGCCGCAGCACAAAGTCCAAGCTGGAACCATTCATGGCGTAGAAGACGTTGGCTGTAGGCGGGAAGGTCAGCTCtgcgggggaagagagagagggtgtgAGGGGGGTTCGGGAATAGAGTCCCCCCCACCCACTCATGGGACCCCTCACCACTGTGGgtgctccccaaccccccaatGGGCCCCCTACTCCCTACCCCAGGGACACcaattccccctgcccccctcaccttTCCCATCAGGCAGCAGCTGGACCAGCTGGAATTGGGGGGCAGCCCCCCGCTCCTGGCCGTGCTTCTCCAGCACCTTGGCGATGACAGACGGAGTCTTGTCCTGGCTGGTCACCTACAGCAACACAACACACAACTCCCACCATGCACGCCAGAGCCAGGCGAGGTGCCCAGAGAGCTCCACCACATACAGGGAAGTGATCACCCCACAGAGATAACACAAGCATAGCCACAAagacacaccccacacacacaacatgcAAAGCTGGGAGAACACAGCAAATTCCAACAGacctcccagaaagccccacGCCCAGCACCCAcccaatcacccccccccccccgacaatgCACGCATgcgtgcaccccccccccccgacaatacatacacacacacgtacgtgTAGGTCCAGCCCACTCAtaccagacacacacactgtctctccctgtgGGAAGGGGCTGCCCCATTGTGAGTCAGGGGaccagctgcctcctccccataGCAGCT
The window above is part of the Chrysemys picta bellii isolate R12L10 chromosome 12, ASM1138683v2, whole genome shotgun sequence genome. Proteins encoded here:
- the PFDN6 gene encoding prefoldin subunit 6 isoform X2 produces the protein MADLIQKTLQGELEKYQQLQKDLSKSMAARQKLEAQLTENNIVKEELGLLDATNTVYKLIGPVLVKQDMDEAKATVSKRLDYIAGEIKRYELQMQESEKKAEQQREVLARLQQEYQRAQGKGAAKA
- the PFDN6 gene encoding prefoldin subunit 6 isoform X1, whose protein sequence is MIPRPSWKEAEVSCLSGPPSQRPYWKRAEVEGYFSLPRLPFPPTREGGIGPDPAAGGRGRTQRPDYKSHGALRRPAEVDCTGSRVERSHARSRAGLSAGAARSDLSKSMAARQKLEAQLTENNIVKEELGLLDATNTVYKLIGPVLVKQDMDEAKATVSKRLDYIAGEIKRYELQMQESEKKAEQQREVLARLQQEYQRAQGKGAAKA